In Woeseia oceani, one DNA window encodes the following:
- a CDS encoding septal ring lytic transglycosylase RlpA family protein, whose product MRSRYTSWARKSRWKCTMQLADWRKIGTLLLISGLSACANRPEVRPDTDSGPRAGSAVPRTLPSDPVPRAEPASRYGNGPIYEVYGQPYKVLASSHGYKERGVASWYGRKFHGRMTSSQEPYDMHQLTAAHKSLPLPTYVKVRNLKNNKTVIVRVNDRGPFVDNRIIDLSYAAARRLDMVNDGTSLVEVTAISFDDPAEPATVAASPGELPAAGSASKVYVQVGAFGERDNAERRYRMLNGQGIGNAFVHRDETSDPELYRVRIGPIDDVDQYDAVVAQLQRLGISDSHIVTE is encoded by the coding sequence ATGCGCTCGCGGTACACCAGCTGGGCCAGGAAATCGCGCTGGAAGTGCACAATGCAGCTGGCTGACTGGCGCAAGATTGGCACCCTGCTGCTGATCAGCGGGCTCAGCGCGTGCGCGAACCGACCTGAGGTCAGACCGGATACTGACAGCGGCCCCCGCGCCGGGTCCGCCGTACCGCGGACACTGCCGAGTGACCCTGTGCCGCGCGCAGAACCGGCCAGTCGTTACGGTAACGGCCCGATTTACGAGGTTTACGGCCAGCCGTACAAGGTCCTGGCCAGCAGCCATGGCTACAAGGAACGCGGCGTCGCCTCGTGGTACGGCAGAAAGTTTCACGGACGAATGACCTCCAGCCAGGAACCGTACGACATGCATCAGCTGACGGCAGCCCACAAGTCCCTGCCGTTGCCGACGTACGTCAAAGTGCGGAATCTGAAGAACAACAAGACCGTGATCGTACGGGTCAACGACCGCGGACCGTTCGTCGACAACCGCATCATCGATCTGTCGTACGCGGCAGCACGGCGTCTGGACATGGTGAACGACGGCACCAGCCTGGTCGAAGTGACCGCGATCAGTTTTGACGATCCGGCGGAACCGGCGACGGTGGCCGCCAGCCCCGGCGAATTGCCAGCGGCCGGCTCGGCCAGCAAGGTTTACGTGCAGGTCGGTGCCTTCGGCGAGCGTGACAATGCCGAGCGCCGCTACCGGATGCTGAACGGTCAGGGTATCGGCAATGCATTCGTACACCGTGACGAGACCAGCGATCCTGAGTTGTACCGGGTTCGGATAGGCCCGATTGATGATGTTGATCAATACGATGCCGTGGTCGCCCAATTGCAACGCCTGGGAATTTCGGACTCGCACATTGTCACGGAATGA
- a CDS encoding D-alanyl-D-alanine carboxypeptidase family protein, translating into MPVLSKILLSLSLFIALPLSAAELPVPSPPVIGAKSYHVIDSQTGSVIATLNPDERLAPASLTKLMTGYAVFRALQENQLRLDDQVTISEKAWRTQGSRMFIEVGKRVSVEDLLLGMIVQSGNDASVALAEHVAGTEAVFAEVMNRYAAQLKMRGTQFKNATGLPDEGHYTTARDMATLARAVVREFPEYYRWYSVREFTFNDITQSNRNSLLWRDESVDGMKTGHTDDAGYCLVSSAVRDGMRIIAAVMGTASAKARVDGSQALLNYGFRFFETRLLYEAGTEVTSARVWKSANQYSKLGVSEDLYITVPRGSYDKLESVLNIPSMLVAPIAQGQPVAELQISLNGTALMKEPLRALGENPTGSIWQRASDSVQLWFE; encoded by the coding sequence ATGCCCGTTCTCTCCAAGATTCTGCTCAGCCTGTCCCTGTTTATCGCCTTGCCACTTAGCGCGGCAGAACTGCCGGTGCCCTCACCGCCCGTCATTGGCGCGAAGAGTTACCACGTCATTGACAGCCAAACCGGCAGCGTAATCGCTACGCTGAATCCGGATGAACGGCTGGCGCCAGCAAGTCTGACCAAGCTGATGACCGGCTACGCGGTATTTCGTGCTCTGCAGGAAAATCAGTTGCGCCTCGACGATCAGGTGACAATCAGCGAGAAAGCCTGGCGGACACAGGGCTCGCGGATGTTCATCGAGGTCGGCAAGCGGGTTTCGGTTGAGGACCTGCTGCTCGGCATGATCGTCCAATCGGGTAACGACGCGAGCGTAGCACTGGCCGAACACGTTGCCGGTACGGAAGCCGTGTTCGCCGAGGTGATGAATCGTTATGCCGCGCAGCTCAAGATGCGTGGCACCCAGTTCAAGAACGCCACGGGCTTGCCGGATGAAGGCCACTACACAACGGCACGCGACATGGCGACGTTGGCTCGCGCGGTTGTTCGCGAGTTTCCGGAGTATTACCGCTGGTACTCCGTGCGGGAATTTACCTTCAACGACATTACTCAAAGCAATCGCAACTCGCTGCTGTGGCGTGACGAGAGTGTCGACGGCATGAAAACCGGGCACACCGATGACGCAGGTTATTGCCTGGTCTCCTCTGCCGTGCGCGATGGCATGCGTATCATCGCCGCTGTCATGGGCACCGCCAGCGCCAAAGCCCGGGTTGACGGTAGCCAGGCATTGCTGAACTACGGTTTCCGTTTCTTCGAAACCCGCTTGCTGTACGAAGCCGGCACCGAAGTCACCTCCGCCCGGGTGTGGAAATCGGCGAATCAATACTCAAAGCTGGGTGTATCGGAAGACCTCTACATTACGGTGCCGCGCGGCAGTTACGACAAACTGGAGTCTGTGCTGAATATTCCGAGCATGCTGGTCGCGCCAATCGCGCAGGGCCAGCCGGTTGCTGAATTGCAGATCAGCCTGAACGGAACCGCCCTGATGAAGGAACCATTGCGGGCGCTGGGCGAGAATCCGACCGGCTCAATCTGGCAGCGCGCGAGCGACAGCGTGCAGTTGTGGTTCGAATAG
- a CDS encoding YbeD family protein, with amino-acid sequence MSDEKPSLLEFPCEFPIKMMGRDSAEFQTTARRIVEQHAGPVSDEAIRTSPSRNGRFISITITIDAESQAQLDAIYIDLSAHDDVLVAL; translated from the coding sequence ATGAGCGACGAGAAACCGTCACTGCTGGAATTTCCCTGCGAATTCCCCATCAAGATGATGGGGCGGGACAGTGCCGAGTTCCAGACTACGGCGCGCCGTATTGTCGAACAGCATGCCGGACCTGTCAGCGACGAGGCCATTCGCACTTCACCGAGTCGCAACGGTCGGTTTATTTCGATAACCATCACCATCGATGCGGAAAGTCAGGCGCAACTGGATGCCATATACATCGACCTCAGCGCACACGATGACGTTCTTGTAGCGCTGTGA